In Molothrus ater isolate BHLD 08-10-18 breed brown headed cowbird chromosome 7, BPBGC_Mater_1.1, whole genome shotgun sequence, one genomic interval encodes:
- the ACVR1 gene encoding activin receptor type-1, which translates to MILPVLMVMAFPSPSWQDDERKLKMVPYECVCEGISCGNGDRCQGQRCFASLSINDGAKVYQKGCFQVYEQRKMTCKTPPSPNQAVECCQGHLCNMNITAQLPSSKGQTFQGEAAGYSMETLIIVILAPVVVLIVFSAVAVLIIRRIQKNHMERLNSRDAEYGTIEGLIASNVGDSTLADLLDHSCTSGSGSGLPFLVQRTVARQITLVECVGKGRYGEVWRGQWQGENVAVKIFSSRDEKSWFRETELYNTVLLRHENILGFIASDMTSRNSSTQLWLITHYHEMGSLYDYLQLTTLDTVSCLRIVLSIASGLAHLHIEIFGTQGKPAISHRDLKSKNILVKKNGQCCIADLGLAVMHSQSTNQLDVGNNPRVGTKRYMAPEVLDESIQADCFDSYKRVDIWAFGLVLWEVARRMVSNGIVEDYKPPFYDLVPNDPSFEDMRKVVCVDQQRPNIPNRWFSDPTLTSLAKLMKECWYQNPSARLTALRIKKTLTKIDNSLDKLKADC; encoded by the exons ATGATTCTCCCTGTACTGATGGTGATGGCGTTCCCATCTCCGAGCTGGCAAG ATGATGAACGGAAGCTCAAGATGGTCCCCTACGAATGTGTGTGTGAAGGCATCTCCTGTGGGAACGGGGATCGGTGCCAAGGCCAGCGCTGCTTCGCTTCCCTGAGCATTAATGACGGGGCCAAGGTCTACCAGAAGGGCTGCTTCCAGGTCTATGAGCAAAGGAAAATGACCTGCAAAACACCCCCGTCCCCCAACCAGGCCGTGGAGTGCTGCCAGGGGCACCTGTGCAACATGAACATCACTGCCCAGCTGCCCTCTTCCAAAG GGCAAACCTTtcaaggagaagctgcaggttACAGCATGGAAACACTAATCATCGTTATCCTGGCTCCTGTGGTAGTGTTGATAGTTTTTTCTGCAGTAGCTGTGCTGATCATACGGAGAATACAGAAGAACCACATGGAGAGGCTCAATTCTAGGGATGCAGAGTATGGCACAATCGAGGGCCTCATTGCCTCGAACGTGGGGGACAGCACGCTGGCA gATTTGTTGGACCATTCCTGCACATCTGGAAGTGGCTCTGGACTTCCCTTCTTGGTGCAAAGAACGGTGGCTCGCCAGATCACACTTGTGGAGTGTGTAG GAAAGGGCCGTTATGGAGAAGTTTGGAGGGGTCAGTGGCAAGGAGAAAATGTTGCTGTGAAGATCTTCTCTTCTAGGGATGAAAAGTCCTGGTTCAGGGAAACTGAGCTGTACAACACTGTACTGCTGCGGCATGAGAATATTTTAG GTTTTATTGCGTCCGATATGACTTCCAGGAACTCGAGCACGCAGCTGTGGCTGATCACACACTACCACGAGATGGGCTCTCTCTATGACTACCTGCAGCTGACCACGCTGGACACGGTGAGCTGCCTGCGCATCGTGCTGTCCATCGCCAGCGGCCTGGCGCACCTGCACATCGAGATCTTTGGCACGCAGGGCAAGCCGGCCATCTCCCACCGCGACCTCAAGAGCAAGAACATCCTCGTCAAGAAGAACGGGCAGTGCTGCATCGCCGACCTGG gCCTTGCAGTGATGCATTCCCAAAGCACAAACCAGCTGGACGTGGGGAACAATCCCCGCGTGGGCACCAAGCGCTACATGGCCCCGGAGGTGCTGGACGAGTCCATCCAGGCCGACTGCTTTGACTCCTACAAGCGCGTGGACATCTGGGCCTTCGGGCTGGTGCTCTGGGAGGTGGCCAGGCGCATGGTCAGCAACG GAATCGTGGAAGACTACAAGCCACCCTTTTATGACTTGGTTCCGAACGACCCCAGTTTTGAAGACATGAGGAAAGTGGTCTGTGTGGATCAGCAGAGGCCCAACATTCCCAACAGATGGTTCTCAGACCCG ACGTTGACGTCCCTTGCCAAGCTGATGAAGGAGTGCTGGTACCAGAACCCCTCGGCCAGACTGACAGCCCTGCGCATCAAAAAGACTTTGACCAAAATTGACAATTCCTTAGACAAACTGAAAGCTGACTGTTGA